Proteins from a genomic interval of Pirellulales bacterium:
- a CDS encoding DUF1501 domain-containing protein yields MRGKPADGLSALPHRRQFLRAAGMAALGYSASGWLPQLARALAVGEKRRRHCIVLWMSGGPSQLDTFDPKPDHANGGEFKAIDTAVPGLRVSEHLPRLATHAKHLAILRGLSTKEGDHGRGTYLMRTGHVPGGPVRYPAIGASLGKELGSDEAELPQYISIAPYQQFNQAAFGAGFLGPRYAPVLVEARRSALPAGATAGNDAQSGEGGCVDLRFENLAAGDASVNARLGERVQLWQEFESGFLAAHRAGASVGHETVYRRALRMMNSPAAAAFDLASEPRAARDRYGPGVFGQGCLLARRLIEQGVATVEVNLGDFTGAAGNWDTHQNNFATVKELCSQLDAGWSSLMEDLADRGLLDSTTILWMGEFGRTPTINAAGGRDHFPNAWSCVLAGGGIRGGQAYGSTSDDGMTVNEGKVAVGDVLTTLCAALGVDPRQHNLAEMGRPIAIAEGEPIRDVLA; encoded by the coding sequence ATGCGAGGCAAACCTGCTGATGGTCTTTCGGCCCTGCCACATCGGCGACAATTCTTGCGCGCCGCGGGTATGGCCGCGCTCGGCTACAGCGCCAGCGGGTGGCTGCCACAGCTTGCCCGCGCACTGGCCGTCGGCGAAAAGCGCCGGCGGCATTGCATTGTCCTGTGGATGAGCGGCGGCCCCAGCCAGCTCGACACGTTCGATCCGAAACCAGACCATGCCAACGGCGGCGAATTCAAAGCGATCGACACTGCCGTTCCCGGCCTGCGCGTCAGCGAGCACTTGCCGCGACTCGCCACGCATGCGAAGCACCTGGCCATCTTGCGTGGGCTGAGCACGAAGGAAGGCGATCATGGCCGCGGCACTTATTTAATGCGGACGGGGCACGTGCCGGGTGGCCCGGTGCGCTATCCGGCGATCGGCGCATCGCTAGGCAAGGAACTTGGCAGTGACGAGGCCGAACTGCCGCAATACATCAGCATCGCGCCGTATCAGCAATTCAATCAGGCTGCGTTCGGCGCGGGCTTTCTCGGTCCGCGCTATGCGCCGGTGCTGGTCGAGGCGCGGCGCAGCGCGCTGCCGGCAGGCGCGACAGCCGGCAATGACGCGCAATCGGGTGAAGGGGGCTGCGTCGACTTGCGATTCGAAAACCTTGCCGCCGGTGATGCGTCGGTGAACGCGCGCCTCGGCGAGCGCGTGCAATTGTGGCAAGAATTCGAGAGCGGTTTTCTGGCGGCGCATCGCGCCGGGGCCAGCGTTGGGCATGAGACGGTCTATCGGCGCGCGCTGCGAATGATGAATAGTCCCGCCGCCGCGGCATTCGATTTGGCCAGCGAGCCGCGCGCGGCGCGCGATCGTTATGGGCCAGGCGTGTTTGGGCAGGGTTGCCTGCTCGCCAGGCGATTGATCGAGCAAGGCGTGGCGACGGTCGAGGTGAATCTGGGCGATTTCACGGGGGCAGCCGGCAATTGGGACACGCATCAAAACAATTTCGCCACGGTCAAGGAGCTGTGCTCCCAACTCGACGCGGGATGGAGCTCGCTTATGGAAGATCTGGCCGACCGCGGGCTGTTGGACTCGACCACCATCCTTTGGATGGGAGAGTTTGGTCGTACGCCCACGATCAACGCGGCCGGCGGCCGCGATCATTTTCCGAATGCCTGGAGCTGCGTCCTCGCCGGCGGCGGTATCCGTGGCGGTCAGGCCTATGGCAGCACCAGCGACGACGGCATGACGGTCAACGAGGGAAAGGTAGCCGTCGGCGACGTGCTGACCACGCTGTGCGCGGCGCTCGGCGTTGATCCGCGGCAGCATAACCTCGCCGAGATGGGACGGCCCATCGCCATCGCCGAAGGTGAGCCAATCCGTGATGTGCTGGCGTAG
- a CDS encoding DUF1549 domain-containing protein encodes MFRHLLWLACAAIFVAAWCGGSVVVLADDGSPGQAVAAETPTSRESSPGDNRLMAARIDALLTADWKAAGLAPAVPADDATFIRRASLDLIGVVPTVGEVRAFLASRDPQKRARLIDRLTASTLHADHLATTWRHMMVPRGGGVDGVAGQAGLQNWLRGQFAKNLRYDQLVADLLVATGASQEGPGLFYTAYDLKPEELAANTARIFLGIQLECAQCHDHPFDRWTQRDFWGYAAFFARIGRGGEMQLGRGARLVDRELGEVMLPGSDTVVAPRYPRGEGPTAADTGTRREQLGIWMVSRDNSFVASAAVNRAWAHLFGRGLVEPVDDLSERNPASHPRVFQELAEYFVATGFDLRNLLRTLANTQAYQAACVTGDADPPVESFARMPIKTLTPEQFYDSLKRASMAATGAGEKSMRSELGDFDLVRQEFVDKMQVPSASRLDYDAGVAQVLLLLNGPETSAATTNPQSGLLAALEVPVLTDRERVEILFLATLARPPNERETSQSLARLSRADQEPIERSAALGDILWALLNSAEFGVNH; translated from the coding sequence ATGTTTCGGCATCTGTTGTGGCTGGCATGCGCTGCGATTTTCGTGGCTGCCTGGTGCGGTGGCTCAGTGGTCGTTCTGGCGGACGATGGTTCTCCCGGCCAGGCTGTTGCCGCTGAGACGCCCACTTCGAGAGAGTCATCGCCGGGCGACAACCGGCTGATGGCGGCGCGGATCGATGCGCTTTTGACCGCTGATTGGAAGGCGGCAGGCCTCGCACCCGCGGTGCCGGCTGACGACGCGACGTTCATCCGCCGGGCATCGCTCGATCTGATCGGTGTCGTGCCGACCGTGGGTGAGGTGCGCGCCTTTCTGGCCAGTCGCGATCCACAGAAACGCGCCCGGCTGATCGACCGGCTGACTGCCTCGACGTTGCACGCCGATCATCTGGCCACGACCTGGCGCCACATGATGGTGCCGCGTGGGGGCGGCGTCGATGGCGTCGCGGGCCAGGCCGGCTTACAGAACTGGCTACGCGGACAATTCGCCAAAAACCTGCGCTACGATCAGCTCGTGGCCGATTTGCTGGTCGCCACCGGCGCATCGCAGGAGGGACCGGGGCTGTTCTACACGGCCTATGATCTCAAACCGGAGGAGCTGGCAGCCAATACCGCGCGAATCTTTTTGGGCATACAACTGGAGTGCGCGCAATGCCACGATCATCCGTTCGATCGCTGGACGCAGCGCGATTTCTGGGGCTATGCGGCCTTCTTCGCCCGCATTGGGCGCGGCGGCGAGATGCAATTGGGGCGCGGGGCGCGCCTGGTGGACCGGGAACTAGGCGAGGTGATGCTGCCTGGTTCGGACACGGTCGTCGCGCCGCGTTATCCGCGCGGCGAAGGGCCCACCGCAGCGGACACCGGTACGCGTCGCGAGCAATTGGGCATCTGGATGGTGTCGCGAGATAACTCCTTCGTCGCTTCGGCGGCTGTCAATCGGGCGTGGGCTCACTTGTTCGGGCGCGGCCTGGTCGAGCCGGTCGATGATCTCAGCGAGCGCAACCCTGCCAGCCATCCGCGGGTTTTCCAGGAGTTGGCCGAGTACTTCGTTGCCACCGGTTTCGACTTGAGGAACCTGCTACGAACGCTCGCCAACACGCAGGCTTATCAGGCCGCGTGCGTTACGGGGGATGCCGACCCGCCGGTCGAGAGCTTTGCCCGCATGCCGATCAAGACGCTGACGCCCGAGCAGTTTTACGACTCTCTCAAACGTGCTTCGATGGCGGCAACGGGAGCCGGGGAGAAATCCATGCGGAGCGAGTTGGGCGATTTCGATCTGGTCCGGCAGGAATTCGTCGACAAGATGCAAGTGCCGAGCGCGTCGCGGCTCGATTATGACGCGGGCGTCGCACAAGTGCTGTTATTGCTGAATGGACCAGAGACGTCGGCTGCCACGACGAACCCGCAAAGCGGCCTGTTGGCCGCACTCGAAGTGCCGGTTCTAACAGACCGGGAACGCGTGGAAATCTTGTTTCTGGCCACGCTCGCGCGACCGCCCAACGAGCGGGAAACATCGCAGTCGCTCGCAAGGTTATCTCGCGCCGACCAGGAACCGATCGAGCGTTCGGCGGCGCTGGGAGACATTTTGTGGGCCCTGTTGAATAGCGCCGAGTTCGGCGTGAATCATTGA
- a CDS encoding PP2C family protein-serine/threonine phosphatase — MGRSLWYALRRWYRACVWRFRQVVYWPRRRWSRAPAAELPDTTAQTAESPQQTAAAASRSAVHRIRCAEVWGGIRNAELEAVTSGVRASLFSNSCEGGEGGDVYYFSVCGADSLTRVALADVTGHGQMVSQVGRWLYDALAARMNSVRGDRVLSELNDLAEHYGFAAVSTLAVAQFYRRNSQLYVSYAGHPPALVYLRSKGRWQPAIVPEEAGLVNLPIGVSDETRYAQHAMPLASGDRVLLYTDGVLEAPGPDQSLFGHARLLSVVEQNAGAPLAELRTAIVDALRRHTGGPLTHDDVTVLALEVI; from the coding sequence ATGGGGCGTTCACTGTGGTACGCGCTGCGCCGCTGGTATCGCGCTTGCGTTTGGCGTTTCCGGCAGGTCGTCTACTGGCCGCGACGCCGATGGTCGCGCGCGCCGGCCGCAGAATTGCCCGACACAACGGCCCAGACGGCAGAGTCCCCGCAGCAAACGGCGGCGGCCGCGTCGCGGTCGGCTGTGCACCGGATTCGCTGCGCCGAAGTGTGGGGTGGAATTCGCAATGCCGAACTCGAAGCGGTCACCAGCGGCGTCCGCGCCAGCCTCTTCAGCAACTCGTGCGAAGGGGGCGAAGGAGGAGACGTCTATTACTTCAGCGTCTGCGGCGCCGATTCACTCACCCGTGTGGCGCTGGCCGATGTGACCGGCCACGGCCAGATGGTGAGCCAGGTTGGTCGCTGGCTGTATGACGCGCTCGCGGCGCGAATGAATTCGGTGCGCGGCGACCGCGTGCTGTCGGAATTGAACGATCTGGCCGAGCATTACGGTTTCGCGGCGGTTAGCACGTTGGCCGTCGCGCAATTCTATCGCCGTAATTCGCAGCTCTATGTATCGTACGCCGGCCATCCTCCCGCGCTGGTCTACCTTCGCAGCAAAGGGCGCTGGCAGCCTGCCATTGTTCCGGAGGAGGCGGGCCTGGTGAACTTGCCCATCGGCGTCAGCGATGAGACGCGCTATGCCCAGCATGCGATGCCGCTGGCCAGCGGCGACCGCGTTTTGCTGTACACCGACGGCGTACTGGAAGCGCCCGGGCCGGATCAATCGTTATTCGGCCACGCACGGCTATTGTCGGTTGTCGAGCAAAATGCTGGGGCGCCCCTGGCTGAGCTGCGCACCGCGATTGTCGACGCCCTGCGAAGGCACACGGGCGGCCCCCTCACGCATGACGACGTCACGGTGCTGGCGCTGGAAGTCATTTAA
- a CDS encoding SMP-30/gluconolactonase/LRE family protein: MFQSALSIGRLLVLSAIGIAASTQATVRADEPPVAPDAKVEKLFEGSVLTEGVAVAPDGQIYFSDITFSHVSRDPKGVIEAGHIWHYDPTTGKTTIFRSPSGMSNGIKFDAHGDMIVAEGADFGGRRVTRTDMKTGKSYIIAGLYEGRPFNSPNDITIDKKGRIYFSDPRYMGYEGIDQPLVGVYRIDPDGSIHRIITDAGKANGVAVSPDQKTLYVVSNENGATSIDRLGSSTGQADKVAAPLRKGLMALLAYDLAPDGTAKFRKTLVDYGTFDGPDGLVCDKDGNLWVAVRAENRPGIYVYSPEGKELGYIKTEVPTNVGFGRGRDAKTLYITAGKSLYRVHVNREGYHLPAAN; this comes from the coding sequence ATGTTTCAGAGCGCATTGTCGATTGGCCGGCTTCTCGTCTTGAGCGCGATCGGAATTGCCGCAAGCACACAGGCGACCGTCCGCGCCGACGAGCCGCCCGTCGCTCCCGACGCCAAAGTCGAAAAACTGTTTGAAGGGAGCGTGCTGACCGAGGGAGTCGCCGTTGCGCCGGATGGCCAGATCTATTTCAGCGACATCACGTTTTCGCACGTCTCGCGCGATCCCAAGGGCGTCATCGAAGCCGGACACATCTGGCATTACGATCCCACGACGGGCAAGACGACGATCTTTCGCTCGCCCAGCGGCATGTCGAACGGCATCAAGTTCGACGCGCACGGCGACATGATCGTGGCCGAGGGAGCCGACTTCGGCGGCCGACGCGTCACGCGCACCGACATGAAAACCGGCAAGAGTTATATCATTGCCGGGCTCTACGAAGGGCGCCCTTTCAATTCGCCGAATGACATTACGATCGACAAGAAGGGACGCATCTACTTCAGCGACCCGCGGTATATGGGATACGAAGGGATCGATCAGCCGCTCGTGGGCGTGTATCGCATCGATCCTGATGGTTCGATTCACCGTATCATTACCGACGCCGGCAAGGCCAACGGCGTCGCCGTCTCGCCCGACCAGAAGACGCTGTACGTCGTCAGCAACGAAAATGGAGCGACCAGCATCGATCGGCTGGGCTCGTCGACCGGCCAGGCCGACAAGGTGGCGGCGCCCTTGCGCAAAGGGTTGATGGCGCTCCTGGCTTATGACCTCGCGCCGGATGGGACCGCCAAGTTTCGCAAGACGCTCGTCGACTACGGCACCTTCGACGGGCCCGATGGACTGGTCTGCGACAAAGATGGCAACCTGTGGGTGGCCGTGCGGGCGGAGAACCGGCCGGGCATATATGTTTACTCGCCCGAGGGCAAAGAACTCGGTTACATCAAGACCGAGGTTCCCACGAACGTCGGTTTTGGTCGCGGCCGGGACGCGAAGACGTTGTATATCACGGCAGGCAAAAGCCTATATCGCGTACACGTGAATCGCGAAGGCTATCACCTCCCGGCCGCGAATTAG